The DNA sequence CATACCATGGATTTAAGAGCTTGTTGACCTGCTTTGGCCAATTTGTGTCAGTCCAAGAGGCTCAAGCGGGACATAAGCGATTATCTGGTCTCAAAACTGTGATGACAGAGAGGACTGGATGTGAACCGAACCTCCACCACTCTCATTCCCCGGTGGATCTTTCAGAGCTTGGAATTCTGAAGGGCCAAACTCCAGATCTTCCTTTTAAGCATCATCGCTGGTCTCAATGGGATTAAAAAAGTGCTTATGTGTCCGAGAAGCAGAGATGTTAAATACAGCAAAACTAATTTAAGGtggaaaaaaactgaaaaaagggaAACTTTAAGGTTTTGGGTGAAATGTCCCTTTAGGTTCACTCCTGCAGGTGACTTCAGCTGTTTTTTAAGGGATCCCATTGTCAAGTTAACAAATATATGAtcttgcccccctcccccctcttggCCAGGTGTCTTTCAAGCGACTCCAGTCATGGCTTCAGtcaagaagtgtgtgtgtcaagTCAAAAGCGATTATGCATTTCAGCACAATAAATATGTaatgaagcagcaacagcagcacactCAAAGGTACGAGGGTGGCGTCCTGACTCGTCTGTCGCAGCTTCGCCGCAGAAAGTGGCCACTGGCGAGCCTGCTGATTGTCTGCTGATGTCATTTTATCACAAAACATCATTGATGTCTGACTACATTTCTGTGTCATCTGTAATCTGTTTCTGGGTTgcaatttgttgttgttgtttcttaaATAATCAGTGAATTCATTTTAATCAAGATATTCACTTAATTAAACAAATGCTAAACCTTTAACATGTAACAGGATATTGTGAGATTATTTGATGTAATGCAGTAATTTCATATTCTTACCACATATTTAAACATATTTCAGATCCAAATCCTTGGTGACTGTTTGAAAGTTATGACCTCATTGCTAACGCTAAAGCTAATGCTACTAATGCTTCGTGTGGACTTGTAACTTATCCCGTATTTTTAAGGCTTGACTGTACTTCACTGAAACTGATACTTATGAGGGTAGAAGCTAAAACTGTTCTGGGCCAGCTCTGCTCAGCTGGTCATCCTGTAGAGGGTGGCCATGTTGCCTGTCGCTCCACTCCTGACCCACATCTGCAGTAGATAACTGATAATGGGGCTCAGCAGAAATTGTCCCTGACGATACTGAAGGAAAACCTGACATTTCTCAGAATTACTGATGAATAATTCAGACAACAGAACCTCTGACAGGGCCACAGATGTTGTTGGGGCCAGAGTCTGGCTCCGCCAATGTTCACAGCTTCCAGGAGACTAAATTGTCGGAAGCATTTTGTTGCGATTTCTGTTTTATAACAACAGAATTTTGTCCCTTGACAGGAAATCAAGCTTTAAATCTCTGAGCCAGGTCCGGGCCCAGGCCACAGAGGCAATGGCAGAGCAAGAGTACACCATTCCGGTGTTCCGGGAGAGGTAAGCACACGTTCCCTGCTGGTCTGTGAAATACTAGCAGACTGGAGTGATGCAGAAAATAATTTCAGCGTATGAAATTGTTTTACGTGTGATTCACGATTTAAATTCATTACCAGGCTGGATGGCTAATTAGATCAATTATAGTTTGGTGGAATATCCCCAAATATCAGAGTACCCCAGGTTTGACTACTTGTATCAATGATCCACTTTGGTATTCAGGCATTATTGAGTGTAGATGGATGAGAGAAAGTGAAAGAGTGAAAAGTTTGCTTCTGGCGTGACCCTGTTTGGCAGGAGCgttgaggagagggaggagtaCCAGCGGGTGTCTTCAAATGTGGAGAAAGGACTCAGTGTCATTCAGGAGGAGCTCCACAGGATGCGGATGGCCACCAAGGCTCAGGTGGACAGCCTCGCGCTTGATAGACAGGTGAGGAGTCGGTTACATTTCACCGAGACACTGATGATGTTCCCCTACTAGCTGGTGGGTCCTCCCATATGAGCTCGGTCCtactcagggtttcttcctgtgaaaagggagtttttcctgcttctgttCAGATCATTTGCCTTTTTAAAGGTCAAGGACATGATGACCAAACGGGTGGAGTTTTTGGATGAGGTCCCCAAAATGCCGGACTTTATCATAGCCCTGCGGCCCCACACTGTGTGGGAGAAGACCCCCATCAAACTGTTCTGCACTGTGCAGGGAAACCCAAGACCCATTGTTAAATGGTCAGAACATTCCCCTGTGAATTATTTTCCCCTGAACCTTCAGATCTGCTGATTGTGCCTGAATTAAAATGTGTCCTGGGGTGGTTGCACAGCTAACTGCTGGTTGGTTGCAGGTATAAAGAAGGAGTGCCCGTCGACCCCCTGAGCACTCCAGGAAAGTACAAGATTGAGAGCAAATATGGAGTTCACAGTTTGGTCATCAGCAGGTATCACCCAAACACACTCTGCAGATCAAAGTGCATGATGGAAATCAGAAGAATCACAGATGATTGTTTAACTCCTTCTCAGCTAACTAAACCTAGGATTCCCTGTCCACCACCATGGTGCTGGTTTCCTTCTCCTCAAACTGGCCTGAGTTCAGTGGTTTCCCGTGGTTCTCAGCTCACCATTTATCTGGTGACGCATAAacatataaaatgtatttttaaaaaagcatgagAATGACAGGAAGTCAGTCTGTGGCCCCCAACTTTACCTTGGAAAACTCATCAGCTGTTGGTGTCAAAGTGCTGACCTTTGTGTCATTTGAGCCACAAATTCCTCCcaccactcctctctctctctcttctcctctctccctctctctctctccctttccttatctctcactccctccttccttttccctctctccctccataaAGTCTCAAATACCACCAGTCCTTCGTTACTTCCTTACCAGGCCAGAGGAGAATTATTCATGTTGCATCTGCAAATGGAATAAAATCATTTTGTCAGTAAGAGATATAAATgaacacgcagacacacacatacacactcacatgcactcACAAACGtaagcacacactcacacaagcaTGCACAGATACACTCTTTTAAAATAGTTCAGTCAGCATGAGAGTCACATTTCTTCCTTCTATTCTCACCCTCTCTTCTCTTGGGTTGTTGCCACAACGGCACTACTTCAGAAGAACTTTTCAATCCTTCAGAACTTCTAAGATGCTCACATTTCTTACATATTTCTCCATCACCGAGGCTTCCACCTGCTGCGGCGGCAGGTCAAGAAACGTGAAATCACTGCCCAGTTTTACACCAGTCACACGAAGAGTCCCTGTTTGTGAACAGCTGATGATGATGTATTCATTGTTTTGTAGGTGTGCTGTGAGCGACACAGCGGAGTACAGCGCCGTGGCCACCAACTCACACGGGATGGCTACCAGCAAGGCTACAGTCATCGTGAAGAGTAAAAaactcttttttcttctttgccaTTCAGacgtgtttgtgtctgtaatCACAGTTTTCTGTTTCTCACAGGAGCATCAGGAGCCGGAGCGTCCTGCCATCTTGGATTAGGTGGgtgagagggggcggagcttatttaaatattttttgcTCTTTAGAATCTGGCACTGAGGCCAGCAGCTCGGCTTCCAGCTACAAATAGTATCATGTGTGAGAGAACAGATAACAAATGGAAACTATTTTAGGAGGCTGTCGCCTTCAGTTGCAAACAACCAACCAATAAAATGATCACATTGAAACTGATCACATTTTCAACCTTGAAAGTTAACAGAGGCAGGGTGCTTTGGTGAAAACAGAGAATGTATTTTTGCAGTACCCGTTTGGGCCAAGAGATGGTTACAAAATCTTCAAACTGGATCTTTAACTGTTTAATGCCACTGATTGGTGGGTTTGTTGTGCAGTGCCCCGCATGACCGAGATCCACCCCAGCAAGCTGGAGGTAACCCTAATCGATCACTTCCCAGTGAGCTTTGGCGTTGAGGGCGACTCCATCAGTCTGGTTTGTAGCATGGTGGTTGTCCCCAACCTGCCCAACCTGCCCCCCTTGGCCCAGTGGTACAGAGATGGTAAGGTGTCCTGTTTCAGTTTAAATTATGGGGACTTTGACATCGCTCACAGCTCATTTTATCCACAGATAAGCTGCTGAAACCCAATAAGTTTGTGGAGATGTCGGTGGGTGGAGGAGCAGCCCGGCTCACACTGCCTCACCTGGCCAAGGATGACGAGGGGCTCTACACCCTCCGGGTCTTCACCAAGGATGGCTCCACTGAACACAGCGCCTACCTGTTTGTCTCAGGTGACCCTGACATCACGCCTGAGTTCAGCTGAATGCATGTTGactttccttccatccttcatACCTAACTCGTGTCCTTGTGTCCTCACCCCACAGATGCTGCCCCCTCTGTGGCCGGGGCCCCTGGGGCACCAATGAGTGTGAAGGCATATGACATCAATTCAGACTATGTCCTCATTGCCTGGAAACCACCCAACATTGTCAACCAGGCGCCAATCATCGGATACTTTGTGGACCGGTGAGTTCACCTGatctgtaaaagaaaatatcGGCCAACTGGGTAACAAAAGTCAGCATTATTCtactgatgatgtcattctgaAGACGTCATTAAAATGTTAATGAGCTCATATGGAATGATGTCTGGTGTACAGGTGTGAAGCCGGCAGTGACACCTGGGTCCAGTGCAACGACTCCCCCGTCAATGTTTGCAAATACCCGGTTCATGGCCTGAAAGTGGGCCACACATACCATTTCCGCGTCAGGGCCGTGAACAGCGCTGGCATCAGCAGACCGTCCCGCAAGTCCGACAAGGTGACCGCGCTCGACACTGCAGAGAGTGAGAAGCTGCAAGGTACCGAGGAAGGTAAATGTGACGCCTGAGGCGACAGGACGCCAGCGCTTGCTAACGTATCTGTCGTTGTCGTTTCCCGCAACAGTGATTAAAATCGAGGGCAGGTATGACATAGTGATCAGGGATGATGAACTGGAAGGTACGGTATCGAATACAGACAAATTCTTCTGGAGTTTGCACAAACAAACCAAACTAACAGTTTACCATCGTTAAAACATCAGAGTTTCTCACTAGGAGTCACATGACACAGATTATTTATGTAAATAATAAAGaatgattaaataattaatCAATAGTAATTATAGATTATTTTCTGAATTgctaaaaaaactaaaaatttAAAGTTTATCAGACGCTCTTTAACAGATTCTGATGTAATAAAACACAGACAATGCCCCTACTGAACTCTAAAAATTCTAAATAACCATCTCTAACCTAGTGGTTCCCTCCATCCTTTTCTAGTTTATCTGTTGTGGTTCCATCTTTATTCTAACCTCAACTATCCTGGATTTGATCAATTTCAATCTAATTTTCCCAAAACTTTAATAAGCCCAAAACTTTACTCTTCCAACGTTTAATCCTCAAACTAATTTCAACCGTTTCTCATTTAAAACTGTTGCAGAAGTTCCACATTTGTATGCTTCCAATCATTTGGAAGTCTCAGTTAATGAATAAAATTgtcaaaaacaattttttttaaaagtcttttaaaaaagaaaggattCACGGAACGGAGGATGTGGGCCTTTTGAAACAGGCGCTGCTGTCTGTACTTTATTCTTCAATGCCGTTCACTCCCAATCCAGGCTATGTAACAATCCCAGGGGAGCCCACAAATGTGCACGCGTCCGAGATTTTCAGGTCTTATATCGTGCTGAGCTGGAAGCCTCCAAGCCCCCGCGGACGGGCTCCACTGTGGTACGTCATCGAGAAGGTGTGTGCCTCATCGGCCATCTTTCCTGCAGGTTTAAGATTAAGAGTTTAAAGATTAAACAGTGAAACTGAAGTTTGAAATCGCTGTAATTCATCATTTGAAATTCGTCATTCGTCAAAATGAGAAACGTGTTGATGACTCAGTTGTATCTCCAGTCAGTCAAGTAGGAGCTAAGTGGTCAGTGGTCACATGAGCGGCACTCTGTGAGCTCCCTCATGTTTGGCACATGGCTGTAGCTTCTCGTGTTTCTCCCACAGTGCTTAGCAGGCACTGGAGCGTGGCAGCGGGTCAACACAGGCATCCAGCTGCTTGCCCCCCGTTACCCGGTTTTTGATTTGCAAGATGGGCAAAAGTACCAGTTCCGAGTGTATTCAGTCAACATGTACGGCTCCAGTGAGGCCTCTGAGCCAAGCGAGTCCATCCAAAAGGTCAATCTGGATGGTAAGGGTTCGGTTCTCTGATAACAtagagcacacacgcacacgcatgcacgcacgcacgcacacatacacacacacacacacgcgcatgcacacacacaccctcttttAAAATAGTTCAGTCAATGTGAAGGTCACATTTCCTTAAaccctctcttctccctgttGTGGATATTGGTGTTTTGGAAACAAAAGTAGAAGAATGTTTTATAAAAGATAAAACCTGCATCTAACTCTCAGTTTACTTGTTTTAGACATATAATTAAAAAACAGCGTCTTTGTAATTCCAAAAAACCCCTCctgaacaaaacaaatgttttttggTAAAGTGGTTCCATGTTTGTTCCAGGTACTGAGCGGCCGACAGGTACGTACATTTATGGCATCTGCACAGCAGGAGCACTTAATTAGCTTTTTCCATGTTAACATCACTTTAGCTTTGTAGTTTCTTCACTCTGATGACCAAAATATCAAATTTTATGCCAAAACCCAGAAGCGACACCTTTGAGCACTGCATGTTTGAAGCTGAAGGTCGTCCAGAACGTGCAGACTGATTCAGGTGTTGAACCCTGATAGTAAAATAGgcaaaaatgaatgttttttcttcttatgaACAGGTGTCCCTTCTGCTCCTGGGCATGTCGTTGCAACCAGGAACTCAAAGTCATCTGTGTTCGTGCAATGGGAGGCTTCCAAACATCCCAAAAACTTGATGGGATATTACATTGACGGTCGTGTGGTCGGAGCCAAAGACTGGTTCCCTTGTAACCACAAACCCTTCAAACAAAACAGGTAGAGTCTAGAATTACCTCAGCACATCTGGAGACTTGGGAATTAAGTTCAATCTGATTGCGATACCTAAATCCAAAACCAAGGAACGAACTCTATTGGTTTTAGGTTTGTTGTCCACGGCTTGGTCCCAGGTGAGAGCTACGTGTTTCGCGTCCAGGCCGTCAATGTCTTTGGCCTGAGCGAGGAGTCTCAGGAGTCCACTCCCATCTCGGTGGAGCCTGCACTCGGTGAGAACAAAAGTGAAAAGTTCTGCTCATCGAGGCTGCAACAAATGATGTATAAATTACAGGGGGATTATAAAGTATCTGACTAATGACATCACTTTGTCCAGGTAGAGGGCAAGAATATGGTATGTACACCAGTTTTTTCCCACTGTGCTGACCCACTTCTCCCCATTTGTCACTTTGGCTTTGCACTGTTGTTTGAAGCATAGAACTGTAGATTTCACTGTCACTGTGCACAACAGAAGCCACAAAAAGAGACAATAAACATGTAGGAGATGTCTTCACTTAAGATGCACTGAGCGAAATACACTAGCTTACATGATTTGTATGGTTCCAACCTGACCTGCTGATTTTAGCCTCAAACTGATGACCAGTATGGGTATTCAGGGTTAATGCAGCATGGTGACACTGTGTAAGTTGGAATAGACATTAAGTAGACACCACAGCTAACCTCCATTAACATCAGCAGTCAATCTGCAGACATCCTGCAGACTGTAGGGACAGAGCCCATTTCAGGAATCAGAGGACGAGATACTGGACACCAAAGTAAAGTCTCCATCACTCACCACCAATTTACCTGTATGTCCACAGTGGAGCACAATCGTGTTCTGAAGTTATTGGACATCTTGTAGACAACATGAACAACTTTGTATGAAAATCCATAAACTCCATTGTGGACATTTTATGTATAAGAGATGTCTCTGTAGCTACCATAGATGATGTGGACAGAAATTCAGAGTCCAAACGGAGCCTCTAAATGTGATGGAGCAACTTATCAAAAACAAACTCCACTGACATGTTTACATTTGGTGATTCAGCAACTCCCAGTGCTCCTTATGGCATCACCATGCTGAACTGCGATGGCTCTTCTATCACTTTGGCCTGGAAGAGTCCAAAACACTGTGGTGGCTCCAAAATCAACGCATACTACATCGACAAACGAGATGTTGACTCCCTGGTATGGAAGGAGGTCAACCAGGAGGCCGTCACTGAGAGGATCTTCACTGTGAGCTTCAGTCTAGCAAAATGATTCATGTTTTAACCAAACTTCCTGTGTTAGATATTAAAACATACAAGAAGATACAGATAACCTCACTCCAGACCTCAGACAATCATTTGATCCAATGTTGATGTTCTCAGGTTGACAGTCTAATAGAGGGAACCTTCTACGAGTTCAAGGTTCAGGCTGCTAACATGGCTGGCGTTGGTTTACCCTCTGTTCCCAGTCTTCCAATGAAGTGTGTGGCTTGGACTATGGAGGAACCAGGTAACAGAACCCTCATAGTTCCGGCTACATGACGTTCTACAACAGGAACCGTAGGTTACCGGGTCCTGGTCTTAATGCTTCCTCCTGTCTGATATCCAGGTCCAGCTTACGATCTGAGCTTCAGCGAGGTCCGAAGCCACTCCCTGGTCTTTCTCTGGAAGGCTCCAGTCTATTATGGAATGAGTGCAATCACAGGATATTATGTGGACATGGCCAAGAAGGGCTTGTCCGAGTTTGAGACTCTCAACCAGGAGCCTGTGAGCCACCGGTACCTGCAGG is a window from the Takifugu rubripes chromosome 17, fTakRub1.2, whole genome shotgun sequence genome containing:
- the myom2a gene encoding M-protein, striated muscle isoform X1 produces the protein MASVKKCVCQVKSDYAFQHNKYVMKQQQQHTQRKSSFKSLSQVRAQATEAMAEQEYTIPVFRERSVEEREEYQRVSSNVEKGLSVIQEELHRMRMATKAQVDSLALDRQVKDMMTKRVEFLDEVPKMPDFIIALRPHTVWEKTPIKLFCTVQGNPRPIVKWYKEGVPVDPLSTPGKYKIESKYGVHSLVISRCAVSDTAEYSAVATNSHGMATSKATVIVKRASGAGASCHLGLVPRMTEIHPSKLEVTLIDHFPVSFGVEGDSISLVCSMVVVPNLPNLPPLAQWYRDDKLLKPNKFVEMSVGGGAARLTLPHLAKDDEGLYTLRVFTKDGSTEHSAYLFVSDAAPSVAGAPGAPMSVKAYDINSDYVLIAWKPPNIVNQAPIIGYFVDRCEAGSDTWVQCNDSPVNVCKYPVHGLKVGHTYHFRVRAVNSAGISRPSRKSDKVTALDTAESEKLQGTEEVIKIEGRYDIVIRDDELEGYVTIPGEPTNVHASEIFRSYIVLSWKPPSPRGRAPLWYVIEKCLAGTGAWQRVNTGIQLLAPRYPVFDLQDGQKYQFRVYSVNMYGSSEASEPSESIQKVNLDGVPSAPGHVVATRNSKSSVFVQWEASKHPKNLMGYYIDGRVVGAKDWFPCNHKPFKQNRFVVHGLVPGESYVFRVQAVNVFGLSEESQESTPISVEPALATPSAPYGITMLNCDGSSITLAWKSPKHCGGSKINAYYIDKRDVDSLVWKEVNQEAVTERIFTVDSLIEGTFYEFKVQAANMAGVGLPSVPSLPMKCVAWTMEEPGPAYDLSFSEVRSHSLVFLWKAPVYYGMSAITGYYVDMAKKGLSEFETLNQEPVSHRYLQVTGLEEGQSYVFRVRAVNSVGVGKPSEVSDPVCAKALPGTKEIVASVDEETGDIYLSLEACEISETSKFVWSKNYKPIGECPRVSVTAKGRTSRLTFTNPDKDDLGRYSVVVTDTDGVSASHTLTDDALNTMLELSYSIRNPIIPLKHNLNYEVLEKGHVRFWVQAVKLSPSVSYRFIVNDKEVTSGEGHKISHNVAAGIIEMTVDNFTRASEGTYTVQIHDGKAKTQSSLVLVGDVFKAALKEAEFQRKEYIRKQGPHFSEYLYFTVTEHCTVMLACKVANVKKETSFHWFKEDEEIVPEDPPNVLSGACALPLPLFSRKDQGIYKAVLADDRGKDTSVFDISGQVFDDIINAITHIAGASASELVLQCTPEGIRLQCYMSYYTEEMKTIWKHKESKIASSEKMRIGGTAEMAWMQICDPSDKEKGHYSIEISDGVTTHTRTFDLSGQAYTDAYEEYLRLKAAAFAEKNRGRVVGGLPDVVTIMEEKSLSLTCTVWGEPTPEVTWFKNEQEVISNEHTRVTFDGGKFASLVINKVTPDDSGKYSINVRNKYGGEFVEITVSVYKHGEQIPEPKLGMPKTATPVATTAATPAPAKSPAPPSKTPTPVPSKAQTPAPSMKSPTPASTPASTPVPKSPTPSPKPPTPAAKSPTPSLKSPTPTPKSPTPSRGMKSPTPTRSMKSPTPK
- the myom2a gene encoding M-protein, striated muscle isoform X2, with the translated sequence MASVKKCVCQVKSDYAFQHNKYVMKQQQQHTQRKSSFKSLSQVRAQATEAMAEQEYTIPVFRERSVEEREEYQRVSSNVEKGLSVIQEELHRMRMATKAQVDSLALDRQVKDMMTKRVEFLDEVPKMPDFIIALRPHTVWEKTPIKLFCTVQGNPRPIVKWYKEGVPVDPLSTPGKYKIESKYGVHSLVISRCAVSDTAEYSAVATNSHGMATSKATVIVKRASGAGASCHLGLVPRMTEIHPSKLEVTLIDHFPVSFGVEGDSISLVCSMVVVPNLPNLPPLAQWYRDDKLLKPNKFVEMSVGGGAARLTLPHLAKDDEGLYTLRVFTKDGSTEHSAYLFVSDAAPSVAGAPGAPMSVKAYDINSDYVLIAWKPPNIVNQAPIIGYFVDRCEAGSDTWVQCNDSPVNVCKYPVHGLKVGHTYHFRVRAVNSAGISRPSRKSDKVTALDTAESEKLQVIKIEGRYDIVIRDDELEGYVTIPGEPTNVHASEIFRSYIVLSWKPPSPRGRAPLWYVIEKCLAGTGAWQRVNTGIQLLAPRYPVFDLQDGQKYQFRVYSVNMYGSSEASEPSESIQKVNLDGVPSAPGHVVATRNSKSSVFVQWEASKHPKNLMGYYIDGRVVGAKDWFPCNHKPFKQNRFVVHGLVPGESYVFRVQAVNVFGLSEESQESTPISVEPALATPSAPYGITMLNCDGSSITLAWKSPKHCGGSKINAYYIDKRDVDSLVWKEVNQEAVTERIFTVDSLIEGTFYEFKVQAANMAGVGLPSVPSLPMKCVAWTMEEPGPAYDLSFSEVRSHSLVFLWKAPVYYGMSAITGYYVDMAKKGLSEFETLNQEPVSHRYLQVTGLEEGQSYVFRVRAVNSVGVGKPSEVSDPVCAKALPGTKEIVASVDEETGDIYLSLEACEISETSKFVWSKNYKPIGECPRVSVTAKGRTSRLTFTNPDKDDLGRYSVVVTDTDGVSASHTLTDDALNTMLELSYSIRNPIIPLKHNLNYEVLEKGHVRFWVQAVKLSPSVSYRFIVNDKEVTSGEGHKISHNVAAGIIEMTVDNFTRASEGTYTVQIHDGKAKTQSSLVLVGDVFKAALKEAEFQRKEYIRKQGPHFSEYLYFTVTEHCTVMLACKVANVKKETSFHWFKEDEEIVPEDPPNVLSGACALPLPLFSRKDQGIYKAVLADDRGKDTSVFDISGQVFDDIINAITHIAGASASELVLQCTPEGIRLQCYMSYYTEEMKTIWKHKESKIASSEKMRIGGTAEMAWMQICDPSDKEKGHYSIEISDGVTTHTRTFDLSGQAYTDAYEEYLRLKAAAFAEKNRGRVVGGLPDVVTIMEEKSLSLTCTVWGEPTPEVTWFKNEQEVISNEHTRVTFDGGKFASLVINKVTPDDSGKYSINVRNKYGGEFVEITVSVYKHGEQIPEPKLGMPKTATPVATTAATPAPAKSPAPPSKTPTPVPSKAQTPAPSMKSPTPASTPASTPVPKSPTPSPKPPTPAAKSPTPSLKSPTPTPKSPTPSRGMKSPTPTRSMKSPTPK
- the myom2a gene encoding myomesin-2 isoform X4, which gives rise to MASVKKCVCQVKSDYAFQHNKYVMKQQQQHTQRKSSFKSLSQVRAQATEAMAEQEYTIPVFRERSVEEREEYQRVSSNVEKGLSVIQEELHRMRMATKAQVDSLALDRQVKDMMTKRVEFLDEVPKMPDFIIALRPHTVWEKTPIKLFCTVQGNPRPIVKWYKEGVPVDPLSTPGKYKIESKYGVHSLVISRCAVSDTAEYSAVATNSHGMATSKATVIVKRASGAGASCHLGLVPRMTEIHPSKLEVTLIDHFPVSFGVEGDSISLVCSMVVVPNLPNLPPLAQWYRDDKLLKPNKFVEMSVGGGAARLTLPHLAKDDEGLYTLRVFTKDGSTEHSAYLFVSDAAPSVAGAPGAPMSVKAYDINSDYVLIAWKPPNIVNQAPIIGYFVDRCEAGSDTWVQCNDSPVNVCKYPVHGLKVGHTYHFRVRAVNSAGISRPSRKSDKVTALDTAESEKLQGTEEGVPSAPGHVVATRNSKSSVFVQWEASKHPKNLMGYYIDGRVVGAKDWFPCNHKPFKQNRFVVHGLVPGESYVFRVQAVNVFGLSEESQESTPISVEPALATPSAPYGITMLNCDGSSITLAWKSPKHCGGSKINAYYIDKRDVDSLVWKEVNQEAVTERIFTVDSLIEGTFYEFKVQAANMAGVGLPSVPSLPMKCVAWTMEEPGPAYDLSFSEVRSHSLVFLWKAPVYYGMSAITGYYVDMAKKGLSEFETLNQEPVSHRYLQVTGLEEGQSYVFRVRAVNSVGVGKPSEVSDPVCAKALPGTKEIVASVDEETGDIYLSLEACEISETSKFVWSKNYKPIGECPRVSVTAKGRTSRLTFTNPDKDDLGRYSVVVTDTDGVSASHTLTDDALNTMLELSYSIRNPIIPLKHNLNYEVLEKGHVRFWVQAVKLSPSVSYRFIVNDKEVTSGEGHKISHNVAAGIIEMTVDNFTRASEGTYTVQIHDGKAKTQSSLVLVGDVFKAALKEAEFQRKEYIRKQGPHFSEYLYFTVTEHCTVMLACKVANVKKETSFHWFKEDEEIVPEDPPNVLSGACALPLPLFSRKDQGIYKAVLADDRGKDTSVFDISGQVFDDIINAITHIAGASASELVLQCTPEGIRLQCYMSYYTEEMKTIWKHKESKIASSEKMRIGGTAEMAWMQICDPSDKEKGHYSIEISDGVTTHTRTFDLSGQAYTDAYEEYLRLKAAAFAEKNRGRVVGGLPDVVTIMEEKSLSLTCTVWGEPTPEVTWFKNEQEVISNEHTRVTFDGGKFASLVINKVTPDDSGKYSINVRNKYGGEFVEITVSVYKHGEQIPEPKLGMPKTATPVATTAATPAPAKSPAPPSKTPTPVPSKAQTPAPSMKSPTPASTPASTPVPKSPTPSPKPPTPAAKSPTPSLKSPTPTPKSPTPSRGMKSPTPTRSMKSPTPK
- the myom2a gene encoding M-protein, striated muscle isoform X3, which codes for MAEQEYTIPVFRERSVEEREEYQRVSSNVEKGLSVIQEELHRMRMATKAQVDSLALDRQVKDMMTKRVEFLDEVPKMPDFIIALRPHTVWEKTPIKLFCTVQGNPRPIVKWYKEGVPVDPLSTPGKYKIESKYGVHSLVISRCAVSDTAEYSAVATNSHGMATSKATVIVKRASGAGASCHLGLVPRMTEIHPSKLEVTLIDHFPVSFGVEGDSISLVCSMVVVPNLPNLPPLAQWYRDDKLLKPNKFVEMSVGGGAARLTLPHLAKDDEGLYTLRVFTKDGSTEHSAYLFVSDAAPSVAGAPGAPMSVKAYDINSDYVLIAWKPPNIVNQAPIIGYFVDRCEAGSDTWVQCNDSPVNVCKYPVHGLKVGHTYHFRVRAVNSAGISRPSRKSDKVTALDTAESEKLQGTEEVIKIEGRYDIVIRDDELEGYVTIPGEPTNVHASEIFRSYIVLSWKPPSPRGRAPLWYVIEKCLAGTGAWQRVNTGIQLLAPRYPVFDLQDGQKYQFRVYSVNMYGSSEASEPSESIQKVNLDGVPSAPGHVVATRNSKSSVFVQWEASKHPKNLMGYYIDGRVVGAKDWFPCNHKPFKQNRFVVHGLVPGESYVFRVQAVNVFGLSEESQESTPISVEPALATPSAPYGITMLNCDGSSITLAWKSPKHCGGSKINAYYIDKRDVDSLVWKEVNQEAVTERIFTVDSLIEGTFYEFKVQAANMAGVGLPSVPSLPMKCVAWTMEEPGPAYDLSFSEVRSHSLVFLWKAPVYYGMSAITGYYVDMAKKGLSEFETLNQEPVSHRYLQVTGLEEGQSYVFRVRAVNSVGVGKPSEVSDPVCAKALPGTKEIVASVDEETGDIYLSLEACEISETSKFVWSKNYKPIGECPRVSVTAKGRTSRLTFTNPDKDDLGRYSVVVTDTDGVSASHTLTDDALNTMLELSYSIRNPIIPLKHNLNYEVLEKGHVRFWVQAVKLSPSVSYRFIVNDKEVTSGEGHKISHNVAAGIIEMTVDNFTRASEGTYTVQIHDGKAKTQSSLVLVGDVFKAALKEAEFQRKEYIRKQGPHFSEYLYFTVTEHCTVMLACKVANVKKETSFHWFKEDEEIVPEDPPNVLSGACALPLPLFSRKDQGIYKAVLADDRGKDTSVFDISGQVFDDIINAITHIAGASASELVLQCTPEGIRLQCYMSYYTEEMKTIWKHKESKIASSEKMRIGGTAEMAWMQICDPSDKEKGHYSIEISDGVTTHTRTFDLSGQAYTDAYEEYLRLKAAAFAEKNRGRVVGGLPDVVTIMEEKSLSLTCTVWGEPTPEVTWFKNEQEVISNEHTRVTFDGGKFASLVINKVTPDDSGKYSINVRNKYGGEFVEITVSVYKHGEQIPEPKLGMPKTATPVATTAATPAPAKSPAPPSKTPTPVPSKAQTPAPSMKSPTPASTPASTPVPKSPTPSPKPPTPAAKSPTPSLKSPTPTPKSPTPSRGMKSPTPTRSMKSPTPK